A region of the Vigna unguiculata cultivar IT97K-499-35 chromosome 9, ASM411807v1, whole genome shotgun sequence genome:
ATATTTAAAGTTATCGGTATGTTTAAtcatgatagaaaaaaaaaaaggttgtcTCTCTACAACCCATTCAGGTAGAGATAAAATagtcacaaaaaaataaatttttatatttataaaataaaattaaaaaaataattaggatTATATTCATCTCGTGCCGTGGGACAAGAGATTAGTGAGTGGTATGTTAACGGTTCGATAGGGAGTAAAACAAAATGTCCAAAAAAGTTCGTAAGGATAtactttgataccatgttagaattgaactttaaatttaatttaatttcacaaaattgGTTTGTAAGATAAAAATTGCACCACTTATATTGTGAATTAGCTCTAGTCGACGTGAACTTTCAACGATTTGTGGAAGAGACTATAACTTTGATTACCAATTGTACAAAAAGTTGTAAcccttttgaaaatatttaaaacggGGATCCACAACATAGGATACAAAAAAGAACAGGCAACACGTTTATTTATGTTTGTATGCGACAAAAACAGCAGTTGCAAGGAAGAAAAACATGTGTGTTGTATGATCCTATGGAGAGGCATGGTTAATGCGATTTGGCTTGAGCAATTTGATGATGGACATGAGTGAAATAACGAGGAGGAGAATGAAGCCAATGAAAGAAGCAACAAGGGCACCACCACTTCTGTTGCAATACCTTTCAAATTTGTCACATATCTTATCCCATCTTGCATGTGAATTACCATTTTTTCCCAATTCTGACATGAATGTTGCTGCACCATCACCGGCTGATGCAAGAGCCATGGCCATCTGATCcaaaattataacatatatcACTTTTCATACACTACTTTCAAACATCAAACATTTacgaatatatataataaaaaatgttaaatcaaatttaaaaattaaacttaataaaaatacagTCACTACCATGTCTAATATTGCAATGCAGACAAGCCTGAGTCCTTTGTAATCGTATTGCGCTCCTAATACATCCATTGCTATCATCACCAAGTTATGCAGACTTGCATTTGCATTTGCTACGACGAAGAACCTGCATCATCACCAATCATTCATCGTCATAAAATAtgcatataatattaaaaatatacataataggTCCAAAATATTGTTGGGAATTCAAGTGTGAATCTTGTTGCGAGTTGCACAACTATCTCGTGATGGAGACTAGGTAGGTTAAGTCACAATCCAAGAGTGGAATTCTTAGTAGGACAATTGTCGAGGGGAAAATTGTTGTAGGGGACATCAATTGTCCCGTGAGAGAGGTCAAGTGGACCGGGTTCCAATCGAATCGTGGAACTTTGGCTTGTGTTACACTCCTGAGTAAAAAGAGTTGTGCCCTGACTAATGACTATAACTTTTGGTCTAGTGGTAAGCACTCGATCCCAACAaatctaagtctcacattgagtaaaaatgaaaaaattgaacaatATATAAGGAAGAATGTCAATAAAACCATTGCCTTAATATTTTAGGTTAAGAGTGGTATCATGTCTCATTGATGTTAAATCTTCCTCGTGATCCTaactagagctgtcaaaatgggttggaacctgcgagccaacccggctcaccacgggttcgggccgggttgggttgaaatctttttacaaatttcaatacgggtttatttttgacccggctcatctAGAACCTagctcatccgggttgaactCGTAGTGAGCTGGGTTGGCTTAGCAACCTGCAAATAAAAGGATCatacaagtatttttaatttttttgattaagttgggctttacatttgagttatgttaggttgtttttttatccaacacataaataatttgtattttttttattttggtttgtatttggattgttttaaagtttatttagattttaattagaattataatatagttttgactgaacaaaaataaaaacgaattttttttttttaaataggtgaacccgtgagccaacccgtttaactcgTCAATCCATGGTGGGTCGGATCgagttcgaatttttttggctcgctaagaAGTAATCCAGGTTGAGTTGGTTCATTAAATCATCAATCTGTGATAGATCAAGCCAGGTCAAGCCGGATTACCCGTCTTGAGAGCTATAATCCCAACACATATAACAAGACTTGTTTTGGTTAgttttgtatgtatatatatctataatatatttcTCGTACCATTTTATATATCAATCGATACTATACGATtcttatctttatatattatatatttttttgttctttgttttttagGATAAATAGAAATTTACGTATAATTCAATctcaaaaattaaaagtttaagaaaCATACACAAAAGCCGGAGTTTGGCTAAACTTTGCAGCGAGAGTTGCTGTTATTGGAGTGCTACCAACGTTGGCAACTACAAAGGTTTTGGTCTGTTTGTTGAGAGCCATGAGAAGTGTTGCAGATGCAGTGGCGAAAAACGCAACCACTCTGAGGGACAAAACAACCCAATCCTTCTTCTTTGCCTTTGCCTTTGCCTCTGCAACCTCAACTTTCTCTCCATTTTCTAAGGCCATTCTCTCAGAAAACTTTATCTGCTGTGATGGTGCTGCTGCATGCACATCAGTGGGTAGGGTTATTATATAGATAGGGACAGTGAAATTGGTCAACCATATCATATCATTTGTTAAGTCTAAGAAGCCAAGTTATTAGGGTTCTTTCTCAGGATTTCTTGGGTGTTGTAACCAACGCAGAACTTCGGGTGGGTGCTGGTTGGTGAAGAAATACTACTTTTACTTTCACTTTTTCGGAACTATTTTGCTTAATTTAACAAAGCTAATGCATTATTATATTCAAATGTGAAggatttttaaatgtttgtttgaGAAATGTGATTCTTAGGTAAAGAAGGTTTTCCTACCACATGTTTTCTCAAATTAAAACACTATCATATACATAGTAAAAACTGAACAccaatttatcttctttttacAGAGCAAAAACTTTTTCATCACCAAAACATACATAATCTTCTAAATTTTACTCACAAGAACATATTTTACGTTTCAATTAACTTTTAGAGATTACTCaattaaattgtaatatataatcGAGTAGAGatttaatattgtaaatttattttatgaggttgaatataaatttaattataaatattaaatattaagagagtgaaatttaagttttattttatttttgaaaattgatttataaattaatttaataattaacaaGAAAAACCAACTCTATAATATGAAAAGAATAACTTTTACGAAATCTATTTGAAGATCCCGAATTTTTAGAAGGCCGGAAAATGAGTAATTATTGACGTCGGGAATGACTTCTTCAGTAGCATTCTtaagtaattttctttttatgaatattCTTTTTCCATTATTTTACTCTAACATGAGTTTCAATTGATCTTCATATTATatctaaccttttttttttctactaaatACATTACTTAagctttctctttttcttctttctctgcAGTTGGAGCGGTGACAATAGTGTGGTGCGACGGTAGAGGGtgttttaatctttttctaTTATTGTGAGAGTGCAAGTAGAAATTTATGGGGTGCATGAAGTAATTTCTCTAAAATGAGGCCTACATGACTCCATCAATTCCACGCAAGTAATTCAACAAAAAAGTAATGGGGTAATTTATTAGGTGCAAACAAATTCCAGTCCTAATCGATTACCCTATGCACACATGGCAACTCAACCTCAAACTCTGGCTCTAATGGAACAAAACAACACATCTACGCAGTCTAAAGATGAAAAAggaaatgtttttttcttctttcttaattttgaataaaatttaactttctttttaaattttgaactaatttaatcatcatctttataaatacataaatttaattattttaactaaattttattaaattgatttaactgttcaaatacattttattattaaaagtaaaaatatattaaacgtTATAatcactaaaatatttttaaattagtttttaattaattagtgactgATTTAATAATcagttatattttttgttttataacagtgactattttagtaactaataatgtatagttttgtaaattggtcactagagtaactaattattttttttctaaaatcaatttataattgaagatttttttttttttttgtatataataCAATTAGAAACAAGTTGTTATTCtaagaaaagaaattgttaaaatttatataatccggttagaatttttataatCAGTACAAGAGGAGTAAATTAGTTCAACTTTTCTTTTAcgaaattatattatttgagtGGGAGAAATTTTATCACTTGAGTACACATTATTTCAAATATGAAATACGATAACAAAGTGGATGAGAGAATTTTTGTTGTAAtctttatgaaatattttttccttaattttgtTTCTCAAAATTTGAAAGTGAAACTCTTAcctttaacattttattaaaatatgtaaacaagattttgtttttcaaaatttaaaatgattttcaaaatatcaaattttaagatGAGATGCACTAATCAATTGATCATTGATCAGTGTTGCTGACAAACATCACGCCGTAATAATTAGAAtagaaataagtttttttaatttttgcatgACCAAaggtaagtattttttttttataaaaagaaaaaaaaaactctaccattttacattttacatagattaaaaatatattttatcctaATTTAATTCTATAACCAATGTTTTATCACATGTAATACCCATGGTAATGGTAAAATAATTACGAATATAATTacgatttataataaataaacttatttaaatatataaattgttgtaaCCAAAGGTATACAAAATAAAGATTGTATTTTCAGTTTTGTGACTTATTTATCTTTTGATAAGATTACTTTTTTGCGTAAACTGAAGTAAGAACAAAATGTGATTTagatattcatatatttttgcgtaaaattaattttagtttttgtatttttaaattaacgaatttagtttcaaaattttaaaaatattaagtcatttatattcatttataaatatagCGTATCttttactagaaaaaaaaaacaatacattatGATCACGATTTTTatgactaaaaaaattaatattcttaaaaatgattaaaatttattttattagttatagttatttttgataatgtttatatgaaattgCCAGAAGTAAAATGATAaagtcataattcttacaaaaatataattacttatcATATTAATAgatacaaaaataagaaaataaataaataagcatACTATTCAACAATCTCTTTATAATTTAGATATATACTGTTACTTTAGTTTTTACATTACATGAAATAAAAACTTGTTTTATATCATGAAAATCTATAATAAATActtctattataattaatatgttaGTGAATAAATATTGCAAACAAAGAAATTATGTACCacgtttattaaaaaaatgtgaaacactAATTATtgataatacttttaaaaaatattaattttttaactaaagctgttaaaaaaagttaacaaactCTATATTCAGTTTTGAagacataatatatattttatcaaccAAAAGACATAAGATATAACAAACGAGTGttaaatctatttaaatttagaataaaagagaaatatatatagaaacaagctatattatactattttattttcgtACCATATCTTTCCCATCTTATCTTTCACTTATTCTATTCCAAAAGAGCTTTAAATATAAAGAGATTCTTGTGTCATCTCATctgatatgagaaaaaaaaaaaaaactttatgagAGTTGAGAACGAAGATGAAGACAACGGGTGTAAGTGgcgaaagaaaagaagaagatagaCTTAGTGATTTGTCCGATGAAGTTCTTCAACACATATCGGAGTTTTTGCCGACAAGACAAGCTATTCAAACATGTGTGATATCAAAACGATGGAAGAACCTTTGGAAAGGTTTCACCACGTTAACTTTTAGATCCTTCAATGAAATTGACAAATACAACATATATGTCTCTCAAGTTCTCTCTAATCGAGATCATTCTATTTCCCTTCACAAGATGCATTTGACCGTGTTTAATTCTACTGCATCAAAAGTTTT
Encoded here:
- the LOC114164352 gene encoding CASP-like protein 1B1; translation: MALENGEKVEVAEAKAKAKKKDWVVLSLRVVAFFATASATLLMALNKQTKTFVVANVGSTPITATLAAKFSQTPAFVFFVVANANASLHNLVMIAMDVLGAQYDYKGLRLVCIAILDMMAMALASAGDGAATFMSELGKNGNSHARWDKICDKFERYCNRSGGALVASFIGFILLLVISLMSIIKLLKPNRINHASP